The Fortiea contorta PCC 7126 genome has a segment encoding these proteins:
- a CDS encoding competence/damage-inducible protein A, whose translation MSAEIICVGTEMLLGDILNSNAQFLAQQLAQLGIPHYYQTVVGDNPERIKKVIEIAISRAQILIFTGGLGPTPDDLTCETIADFFGSPLVERPEVIEDMTRKFAQRSRVMTPTNLKQALLPQGADILPNPTGTAPGIIWQPRPEVTILTFPGVPSEMYRMWEETAVPYLKSQGWGKEIIYSRSLRFWGIGESALAEKVAPLFDLSNPTVAPYAGKGEVRLRVSAKATSETAAQALISPVEQQIKEIAGLDFYGVDHDTLSSVIGRLLRSSGETLSVAESCTGGRLGQILTEVSGSSDYFWGGVISYDNSVKVRLLGVNPQDLDKFGAVSATVAQQMAVGVKSRLSTTWGLSITGIAGPTGGTDTKPVGLVYVGIAGPNDEVASFEHKFGATRNRDFIRYVSANTALDTLRRRLLAR comes from the coding sequence ATGAGTGCAGAAATTATTTGTGTTGGTACAGAAATGCTATTAGGAGATATTCTTAACAGCAATGCTCAATTTTTAGCGCAACAGTTAGCCCAGTTAGGCATTCCCCATTATTATCAAACGGTAGTGGGTGATAACCCAGAACGAATTAAAAAAGTTATAGAAATTGCTATTTCCAGAGCACAAATTCTCATTTTTACCGGTGGTCTGGGGCCGACACCAGATGACCTGACTTGCGAAACCATCGCTGATTTTTTTGGCTCTCCCCTAGTGGAACGCCCAGAAGTGATTGAGGATATGACTCGCAAATTTGCTCAACGTAGTCGAGTCATGACCCCCACCAACCTTAAGCAAGCTTTGCTTCCCCAAGGTGCAGACATTTTACCTAACCCTACAGGTACAGCCCCCGGTATTATTTGGCAACCCCGCCCAGAAGTGACAATTTTGACCTTTCCCGGTGTCCCATCAGAAATGTACCGGATGTGGGAAGAAACAGCAGTCCCCTATCTCAAAAGTCAAGGTTGGGGGAAGGAAATTATTTACAGTCGGAGTTTGCGGTTTTGGGGTATTGGTGAATCGGCTTTGGCGGAGAAAGTAGCACCTTTGTTTGATTTGTCTAACCCTACAGTCGCTCCTTACGCAGGGAAAGGGGAAGTCAGATTGCGAGTTTCGGCGAAAGCTACTTCTGAAACCGCCGCCCAAGCTTTGATTTCACCTGTGGAGCAACAAATTAAAGAAATTGCAGGCTTAGATTTTTACGGTGTTGATCATGATACTTTGTCTTCTGTAATCGGTCGGCTTTTACGGTCATCAGGAGAAACACTCTCGGTAGCGGAATCTTGTACTGGTGGTAGACTAGGACAAATTTTGACCGAAGTTTCCGGGAGTTCCGATTACTTTTGGGGTGGAGTGATTTCTTATGACAACTCTGTGAAAGTTCGGTTGCTGGGAGTTAACCCACAAGATTTAGATAAGTTTGGGGCGGTAAGTGCTACCGTTGCTCAACAGATGGCTGTGGGGGTTAAATCTCGCCTTTCCACCACTTGGGGATTGAGTATTACTGGGATTGCTGGCCCGACTGGGGGGACAGATACTAAGCCTGTAGGTCTAGTTTATGTCGGTATAGCAGGGCCTAATGATGAAGTCGCTAGTTTTGAACATAAATTTGGCGCGACACGCAATCGAGATTTTATTCGCTATGTCAGTGCAAATACGGCGTTGGATACACTGCGACGCCGATTGTTGG